A single genomic interval of Stenotrophomonas sp. ZAC14D1_NAIMI4_1 harbors:
- a CDS encoding aldo/keto reductase: MSLDHYRLLGRSGLRVSPMALGTMTFGADWGWGADETEARRIFDAYVERGGNFVDTANNYTNGSAETLLGRFAQGQRDRLVIASKYTLATVPGDPNNAGNHRKSMRRSVEDSLRRLGTDYLDVLYLHAWDDTTGVDEVMRGFDDLVRSGKVLYAGISDTPAWQIARMQTLADLRGWAPLVALQIEYSLIQRSVEHELLPMADALGLGVVAWSPLGSGVLTGKYSASDLAQDEVLAATPGGSRRNVALINGALTARSLQIADEVTHIAQELSHLPAQVALAWLLQRPGAGALPIVGARTLAQFEHNLAALDLQLPAEALARLDALSAVAPSFPHDFLQMPLPRMLMSGGTRLQPRA; the protein is encoded by the coding sequence ATGTCGCTCGACCACTACCGCCTGCTCGGCCGCTCCGGCCTGCGGGTCAGCCCGATGGCCCTGGGCACGATGACCTTCGGCGCCGACTGGGGCTGGGGCGCGGACGAAACCGAGGCCCGCCGCATCTTCGATGCCTACGTTGAACGTGGCGGCAACTTCGTCGATACGGCAAACAACTACACCAACGGCAGCGCCGAGACCCTGCTCGGCCGTTTCGCCCAAGGCCAGCGCGACCGCCTGGTGATCGCCAGCAAGTACACCCTGGCCACCGTGCCGGGCGACCCCAACAACGCCGGTAACCATCGCAAGAGCATGCGGCGCTCGGTGGAGGACAGCCTGCGCCGGCTCGGCACCGACTACCTGGACGTGCTGTACCTGCATGCCTGGGACGACACCACCGGCGTGGATGAGGTGATGCGCGGCTTCGACGATCTGGTGCGCAGCGGCAAGGTGCTCTACGCCGGCATTTCCGATACACCGGCCTGGCAGATCGCGCGCATGCAGACCCTGGCCGACCTGCGCGGCTGGGCCCCGCTGGTGGCCCTGCAGATCGAGTACAGCCTGATCCAGCGCAGCGTGGAGCACGAACTGCTGCCGATGGCCGACGCGCTGGGCCTGGGTGTGGTGGCCTGGTCGCCGCTGGGCAGTGGCGTGCTGACCGGCAAGTACAGCGCCAGCGACCTGGCCCAGGACGAGGTGCTGGCTGCTACGCCGGGTGGCTCGCGCCGCAACGTCGCCCTGATCAATGGCGCATTGACCGCGCGTTCGCTGCAGATCGCCGATGAAGTGACACATATCGCCCAGGAATTGTCGCATTTGCCGGCACAGGTCGCCCTGGCGTGGCTGCTGCAGCGCCCGGGCGCCGGTGCCCTGCCCATCGTCGGTGCCCGCACCCTGGCCCAGTTCGAGCACAACCTGGCCGCGCTGGACCTGCAGCTGCCGGCCGAGGCGCTGGCACGGCTGGACGCGCTCAGTGCCGTCGCCCCGTCCTTCCCCCACGACTTCCTGCAGATGCCGCTGCCGCGCATGTTGATGAGTGGCGGCACCCGCCTGCAGCCACGCGCCTGA